A region of Lycium barbarum isolate Lr01 chromosome 1, ASM1917538v2, whole genome shotgun sequence DNA encodes the following proteins:
- the LOC132601401 gene encoding uncharacterized protein LOC132601401, which produces METQNISETLVEGSVDYKPVQSQNQDGKTLEEFSALSSLSESYAGSELVIEVPLSECYGGESANVDKNIANGDDNVELVGVEFEQKLVDGYDEVDPEGVLREEKLANVDDNNDLEGVEKLANVDDNNDAEGVEKLANVDGNNDLEGVEKLPNVDGNNALEGVEKLANVDGNNDLEGVEKLADVDGNNDLEGVEKLANVDGNNDLEGVEKLADVDGDNDLEGVEKFASVDDNNDLEGVNTEQKLLVNGQGTVESENKLANLHDYNDLAGVEDENKFGDVDDTIDLEALGLENLMEGGTLKHETEELGAIIPETNKINDDGDVQVAALDAELNESQDNGVEKVGMVDAVETIDTSNVHSNDSQGKIGVSGNGISLTVDIFNESQDNEVKKVGMIDAVETIDTSNVHANGSPRKIDVSGDGISLTVDVFGPLDGMYPVHNSSYKDGQMLGVSGSDYMLSVKNEAEGDVSDNQEHNFAVGDLVWVKIKTDLWWPGMICDPHASKDAGKCDKRNGFFVKHFGNSNSVWCQAFQLKPFIEYFGLMSCQNKSKSFYGAIEKALGEFGRRVKQKMTCSCFSKENQVAAQNFPSKEDGSGGSVFSASQFEPSNFLEFIRLRALDLRSPGSIEFTVAENCLLAFYSSIGHKQLPLYKLRPTNNVKDNATNEDLDKLSSDDCKMAEMGLSDSWESPRGMRSMISCSQIANGSAGGNSEKGFESRERKKSKYLSYPYVNSWGRKNSLGQGEDETEDPEEASLGGVKSSSSPSMVSTPIGNGSNKNSLRKSRKSVVDNGVCNNTDFTAASSAEMLQELHLTALDCFFPSQSTCSIPIQDFYLSFRTFRDPEVQMDEYKEATLGCEETFESDNILAYGVNDLQVEGPPPNVLPKKRGRKKSEDRNATGPNMNGSALIDSVETGPDALKKGTGRRKKKKAATAADVHNEIGVLGGLPDLNGNNTGLSVENMQVIGPAPTQGKLEPKRRRRKKDELVSGNLPDVSKSNTGSFPLEGSPQPVNMLGVQGATSLLNAELLSGQPNVNVSHAACSSLPNNSQITGLVSSAKAEGKKRKRKEKTSNIQNNSSALPDLNGQIADPTLKGKEFTGLSSITVQDKPKRKRRRTTKSAAIGIPNPNGDHNTLLLNFALGSSVPSKEYITACFSSYGPLEESKTQYLNDSTAQVVFVKDSDAIEALRNLQSRNPFGPALISYRLRHVSTSNTMQASHSFPPAVALSGAVPSNGEGPDLVVIKQNLEAMTTMLEKAGDNISPEMRAKLESEVKGFLKKVSSMVGSSS; this is translated from the coding sequence ATGGAAACTCAGAATATCTCTGAAACCCTAGTGGAGGGTTCTGTAGATTACAAGCCAGTTCAAAGTCAAAACCAAGATGGTAAAACCCTAGAAGAGTTTTCTGCTCTTTCTAGCTTAAGTGAGAGTTATGCTGGTTCTGAGTTGGTCATAGAGGTTCCATTAAGTGAATGTTATGGTGGTGAAAGTGCTAATGTGGACAAGAATATAGCAAATGGGGATGATAACGTTGAGTTGGTGGGAGTCGAGTTTGAGCAGAAGTTGGTAGATGGATATGATGAAGTTGATCCGGAGGGAGTCCTGAGGGAGGAGAAGTTAGCAAATGTGGATGACAATAATGATTTAGAGGGTGTTGAGAAGTTAGCAAATGTGGACGATAATAATGATGCAGAGGGCGTTGAGAAGTTAGCAAATGTGGATGGTAATAATGATTTAGAAGGTGTTGAGAAGTTACCAAATGTGGATGGTAATAATGCTTTAGAGGGTGTTGAGAAGTTAGCAAATGTGGATGGGAATAATGATTTAGAGGGTGTTGAGAAGTTAGCAGATGTGGATGGCAATAATGATTTAGAAGGTGTTGAGAAGTTAGCAAATGTGGATGGGAATAATGATTTAGAGGGTGTTGAGAAGTTAGCAGATGTGGATGGCGATAATGATTTAGAGGGTGTTGAGAAGTTTGCAAGTGTGGATGACAATAATGATTTAGAGGGTGTTAATACTGAGCAGAAGCTACTAGTGAATGGGCAGGGGACAGTGGAGAGTGAGAATAAGCTTGCAAATTTGCACGATTATAACGATCTTGCGGGAGTTGAGGATGAAAACAAGTTTGGAGATGTGGATGATACTATTGACTTAGAGGCACTTGGCCTGGAGAATCTGATGGAAGGAGGGACTTTGAAACATGAAACTGAAGAGTTAGGGGCAATAATTCCAGAAACTAACAAAATAAATGATGATGGTGATGTACAAGTTGCGGCATTGGATGCTGAACTTAATGAGTCTCAGGATAATGGGGTTGAGAAAGTTGGTATGGTTGATGCTGTGGAAACGATTGACACGTCAAATGTGCACTCAAATGATTCTCAGGGAAAGATAGGAGTTTCTGGAAATGGTATTTCTCTGACAGTGGATATATTTAATGAGTCCCAGGATAACGAGGTTAAGAAAGTTGGTATGATTGATGCTGTGGAAACGATTGACACGTCAAATGTGCACGCAAATGGTTCTCCGAGAAAGATAGATGTTTCTGGAGATGGTATTTCTCTGACAGTGGATGTATTTGGTCCATTGGATGGAATGTACCCAGTCCATAATTCAAGCTATAAAGATGGGCAAATGTTGGGCGTTAGTGGTTCAGATTACATGCTTTCTGTGAAAAATGAAGCGGAAGGAGATGTCAGTGATAATCAAGAACACAATTTTGCTGTGGGTGACTTAGTATGGGTAAAAATCAAGACTGACTTGTGGTGGCCGGGAATGATTTGTGATCCGCATGCATCGAAAGATGCTGGAAAGTGTGATAAAAGGAACGGTTTCTTTGTTAAGCATTTTGGTAACTCTAATTCTGTTTGGTGCCAGGCGTTCCAGTTAAAGCCCTTTATAGAGTATTTTGGACTGATGTCATGCCAGAATAAGTCTAAAAGCTTTTATGGTGCAATAGAGAAGGCTTTGGGCGAGTTTGGTAGGCGTGTAAAACAGAAGATGACCTGTTCTTGTTTTTCCAAAGAAAACCAAGTAGCTGCTCAAAATTTCCCATCAAAGGAAGACGGGAGTGGGGGTAGTGTTTTTTCGGCATCTCAATTTGAGCCTTCAAACTTTCTCGAATTCATTAGATTACGTGCTTTGGATCTTCGTAGCCCAGGTAGTATTGAGTTTACAGTTGCTGAGAATTGCCTATTGGCCTTTTACAGTTCAATAGGCCATAAGCAATTGCCTTTGTATAAACTCAGGCCAACAAATAATGTCAAAGATAATGCTACCAATGAAGATCTGGACAAGCTTTCTTCTGATGATTGTAAAATGGCTGAGATGGGGCTGTCTGACTCATGGGAATCTCCTAGAGGAATGAGAAGCATGATATCCTGTTCACAGATTGCGAATGGAAGTGCCGGCGgaaattctgaaaaaggtttTGAGTCGAGAGAGCGGAAGAAGAGCAAGTACCTGTCATATCCTTATGTAAACAGTTGGGGCCGTAAGAATTCACTTGGCCAGGGAGAAGATGAAACTGAAGATCCCGAGGAAGCTTCTCTTGGAGGAGTAAAGAGCTCTTCCAGTCCATCTATGGTATCCACTCCAATTGGTAACGGCAGCAACAAGAACTCGCTAAGGAAATCGAGGAAATCTGTTGTTGACAATGGCGTTTGTAATAATACAGATTTTACTGCTGCCTCTTCAGCAGAAATGCTCCAAGAACTCCATCTGACAGCTCTTGATTGCTTCTTTCCTAGTCAAAGCACGTGTTCCATTCCAATCCAGGATTTTTACCTAAGTTTTAGAACATTCAGAGATCCTGAAGTTCAGATGGATGAATATAAGGAAGCTACTTTAGGGTGTGAAGAAACTTTCGAGTCTGATAATATTTTGGCCTATGGAGTTAATGATCTGCAAGTAGAAGGGCCTCCTCCAAATGTTCTTCCCAAGAAGAGAGGTAGAAAGAAAAGTGAAGACAGAAATGCAACTGGTCCCAATATGAATGGCTCTGCCCTTATTGATTCTGTAGAGACCGGACCTGATGCACTCAAAAAAGGAACAGGTCGCCGAAAGAAAAAGAAGGCAGCAACTGCAGCTGATGTTCATAATGAAATTGGGGTATTGGGTGGACTACCAGACTTGAATGGAAATAACACGGGCTTGTCAGTTGAAAATATGCAGGTTATAGGTCCTGCCCCTACTCAAGGTAAACTTGAACctaagaggaggaggaggaagaaggaCGAGTTGGTTTCTGGGAATCTGCCAGATGTCAGCAAAAGCAACACTGGCTCATTTCCCTTGGAAGGTAGTCCGCAACCAGTTAACATGTTGGGGGTACAGGGGGCCACTTCCCTCCTGAATGCTGAACTTTTATCTGGACAACCAAATGTCAATGTAAGTCATGCTGCATGCAGCTCATTACCCAATAATTCACAGATCACGGGTCTGGTTTCGTCTGCGAAAGCTGAAGgcaagaaaaggaaaaggaaggaGAAAACATCAAATATTCAGAATAATTCTTCAGCTCTACCAGATTTGAATGGACAGATCGCGGATCCGACCTTGAAGGGAAAGGAGTTCACAGGATTGAGTTCAATCACAGTTCAAGATAAACCCAAGCGTAAAAGGAGGAGAACTACTAAATCCGCTGCTATTGGGATACCGAATCCCAATGGAGATCATAACACTCTTCTGCTAAACTTTGCATTGGGTTCCTCAGTGCCTTCTAAAGAATATATCACTGCTTGCTTTTCCAGTTATGGTCCATTAGAGGAATCAAAAACTCAGTACCTAAATGATTCCACTGCCCAGGTCGTCTTTGTAAAGGATAGTGATGCTATAGAAGCCTTGCGGAATTTGCAAAGCAGAAACCCGTTTGGACCTGCCCTTATCAGTTATCGCCTCCGTCATGTTTCAACTTCTAATACCATGCAGGCGTCACATTCTTTTCCGCCTGCAGTTGCACTTTCTGGAGCAGTACCTTCAAATGGTGAGGGACCTGATCTTGTTGTCATAAAACAGAATCTGGAGGCAATGACAACTATGCTTGAGAAGGCTGGTGATAATATTTCCCCTGAGATGAGAGCCAAGTTGGAAAGCGAGGTGAAAGGCTTCTTGAAAAAGGTAAGCTCCATGGTTGGTTCTTCATCGTAG